The Gammaproteobacteria bacterium genome has a window encoding:
- a CDS encoding IS21 family transposase, with product MATKRITMRKIRDVLRLRLDAQLSVRQINASTKVSVGAIQKLLTKASQLSLSWPLPKELDDTELARLFYPKADTRASKRFQIPDWPTLSQELKGKGMTKRLLWEEYCQQYPNRCLSYSQFCDRYLSWAKKKKRSMRQTHKAGDKLFVDYAGQTMPVVSPSTGEIRFAQIFVAVLGASNYTYAEATWSQSLPDWLASHVRTFEFLGGTPIMVVPDNLRSAVSRSCRYEPELNPSYQQLAEHYSVAVVPARPYKPKDKSKAEVGVQIIERWILARLRHHTFFSLAELNRCIASLLTEVNSKPFKQLPGNRQQWFKQLDQPLLKALPVNPYQYVDIKMAKVNIDYHIQYDQHLYSVPHHLVGEKIECHASDKLIQIYFKTHLLATHVRKHYPGTTTEPGHMPTKHAKHLQWSPGRLKNWAKDIGPDTLIWVADQLDRKPHPELAYRVCLGLLNLTKSYPTSRLNAACAIANEQSLVKLKNIKSILLSNQDKLPRDKQCVDSTLPQFHENIRGPKSFH from the coding sequence ATGGCTACAAAGAGGATCACAATGCGTAAAATCAGAGATGTTTTAAGGCTGCGTTTAGATGCACAACTCAGTGTTCGCCAAATCAATGCCAGTACAAAAGTTAGTGTTGGTGCCATCCAAAAATTACTCACCAAGGCTAGCCAGCTAAGCCTTTCTTGGCCGTTACCTAAAGAACTAGACGACACCGAGTTAGCTCGGCTCTTTTATCCCAAAGCTGATACTCGAGCATCCAAGCGTTTTCAGATACCCGACTGGCCCACGTTGAGCCAGGAGCTAAAAGGGAAAGGGATGACTAAGCGATTGCTCTGGGAAGAATACTGTCAGCAGTATCCAAATCGTTGTTTAAGCTACTCACAGTTCTGCGATCGCTACCTCAGTTGGGCTAAGAAGAAAAAGCGCTCGATGCGCCAGACACATAAAGCAGGCGACAAGTTATTCGTCGATTATGCTGGTCAAACGATGCCAGTGGTGTCGCCATCAACGGGTGAAATCCGGTTTGCTCAGATCTTTGTTGCCGTGCTTGGTGCCTCAAATTATACCTATGCCGAGGCTACATGGAGCCAGAGTCTACCGGATTGGTTGGCCAGTCATGTCCGCACCTTTGAGTTTTTAGGCGGCACGCCTATCATGGTGGTTCCTGACAACCTTCGCAGTGCCGTTAGCCGATCTTGTCGTTATGAGCCTGAGTTAAACCCAAGTTATCAGCAACTTGCTGAGCACTACAGTGTTGCTGTTGTGCCTGCTAGACCCTACAAGCCCAAGGATAAATCCAAAGCTGAAGTCGGCGTTCAAATCATTGAACGTTGGATATTAGCTCGGTTGCGTCACCACACCTTCTTCTCGCTAGCGGAGCTTAATAGGTGCATCGCGTCGTTACTCACCGAGGTTAACTCAAAGCCATTTAAGCAGTTACCCGGTAATCGGCAGCAGTGGTTCAAGCAACTCGATCAACCCTTATTAAAAGCACTGCCTGTAAATCCCTATCAGTACGTCGATATTAAAATGGCCAAGGTCAACATCGATTATCACATCCAATACGATCAGCATCTATACTCGGTGCCGCATCATCTAGTTGGCGAGAAAATTGAGTGTCATGCCAGTGATAAGTTAATACAGATTTACTTCAAAACACACCTGCTGGCGACCCACGTTAGAAAGCATTATCCAGGCACGACCACCGAACCTGGGCATATGCCGACAAAACACGCCAAACATCTGCAATGGAGCCCCGGCAGGCTAAAGAACTGGGCGAAAGATATTGGTCCAGATACATTAATCTGGGTTGCCGATCAGCTCGACAGAAAGCCTCATCCAGAACTCGCCTACCGTGTGTGCTTAGGGCTGCTGAACTTAACCAAATCCTATCCAACAAGCCGGCTCAATGCCGCTTGTGCCATCGCGAATGAACAATCACTCGTTAAATTGAAGAACATCAAATCGATCTTACTGAGTAACCAAGACAAATTACCACGAGATAAGCAATGTGTTGACTCAACACTTCCACAATTCCATGAAAATATCCGCGGCCCTAAAAGCTTCCATTAA
- a CDS encoding ATP-binding protein has product MIDQTLSQLRQLKLSGMAMALQTQSEQPGTYEGLSFNERLHLLVDSEKLERDNRKQQRLIRSAKFKLGANLRDIDYQHPRGLQQSQVASLAQCDWLTKAQNLLLTGPCGTGKTYIACAFGHTACLKGFSTRYYRISRLMLELAQSKADGTYQKVLKMLAKTDLLILDDWGLEPLNTAQRNDLMEIMDDRHGCASVIIISQLPTEQWYETIGDNTLADAILDRIMHNSHRIKLRGESMRKILNNLTHGEHLS; this is encoded by the coding sequence ATGATCGACCAGACATTATCACAGCTTCGCCAGCTGAAACTTAGCGGCATGGCGATGGCGCTACAAACTCAATCAGAACAGCCAGGAACCTATGAGGGCCTATCTTTTAACGAGCGATTACATTTGCTCGTCGACAGCGAAAAGTTAGAGCGCGATAACCGAAAACAACAACGTCTGATCCGCAGTGCAAAGTTCAAGCTAGGCGCAAACCTTAGAGACATAGACTACCAGCACCCGAGAGGCTTGCAGCAATCTCAAGTGGCTTCTCTGGCACAATGTGACTGGCTTACCAAAGCGCAAAATCTACTGCTAACGGGACCTTGTGGCACGGGTAAAACTTATATCGCCTGCGCCTTTGGCCACACGGCCTGCTTAAAGGGCTTTAGCACACGATACTACCGAATATCTCGCTTGATGCTTGAATTAGCACAATCTAAAGCAGACGGCACGTATCAGAAGGTGCTTAAGATGCTAGCAAAAACTGATCTGCTGATATTAGATGATTGGGGGCTAGAGCCACTAAACACAGCCCAACGTAATGATCTGATGGAAATAATGGATGACCGTCACGGATGTGCCTCGGTTATCATTATCAGCCAATTACCCACCGAACAATGGTATGAAACGATAGGAGATAACACGTTAGCAGATGCCATATTAGATCGAATAATGCATAACTCTCATCGGATAAAACTACGGGGAGAATCGATGCGAAAAATACTAAACAACTTGACCCATGGTGAACACTTAAGTTAA
- a CDS encoding DnaJ domain-containing protein, protein MDFFEQLGVSRVSTTIEIKKAYRKLANKYHPDRNDSKDAIEKFQLIQQAYDVISDPKKRSLYLKSNYTLITDPREVADSFWHSALN, encoded by the coding sequence ATGGATTTTTTTGAACAGTTAGGTGTAAGTAGAGTATCGACGACCATCGAGATTAAAAAAGCCTATCGAAAACTCGCTAATAAGTATCACCCCGATAGAAATGACAGTAAGGATGCCATAGAAAAATTTCAACTAATTCAACAGGCTTATGATGTTATTTCTGATCCGAAAAAGCGCTCTTTATATTTAAAAAGTAACTATACCTTAATAACTGATCCCCGAGAAGTTGCTGATTCTTTTTGGCATAGCGCTTTGAATTAG
- a CDS encoding glyoxalase, with protein sequence MALTPFHLAIQVRDITEAREFYGVKLGFEEGRSSDDWIDFNMFGHQLVVHVNRALGKTGQVATICNGVDGHGVPVPHFGVVMDYATWQAFAVTAKKIIEQFVIEPYVRFEGEVGEQGTMFFCDPSGNALEFKGFKDIEQELFAK encoded by the coding sequence ATGGCTTTAACACCTTTTCATTTAGCGATTCAAGTGCGTGATATAACCGAAGCTCGCGAATTTTATGGTGTTAAGCTCGGCTTTGAAGAAGGCCGAAGCAGCGATGACTGGATTGATTTTAATATGTTTGGCCATCAACTGGTGGTTCATGTCAATCGTGCATTAGGCAAAACAGGCCAAGTCGCGACTATTTGTAATGGTGTCGATGGTCATGGTGTACCAGTACCTCACTTTGGGGTCGTTATGGACTATGCAACATGGCAAGCATTTGCTGTTACCGCTAAAAAAATTATTGAGCAATTTGTGATTGAACCTTATGTACGCTTCGAAGGCGAGGTCGGAGAGCAGGGCACAATGTTTTTTTGCGATCCCTCAGGCAACGCACTAGAATTCAAAGGTTTTAAAGATATTGAGCAAGAGTTATTTGCAAAATAG
- a CDS encoding LysE family transporter, translated as MLDSLYLNQFLLLAGAHLLAVISPGPDFAVVIKQSISSGKRHAIYTSLGIGSAILIHVLYSALGIGLIISQSVALFSALKYLCAGYLIYLGISAFRAPPPAKLDLASSTNKTAQSVNKSFMLGFLTNVLNPKATLFFLSIFSVIVDANTPLIWLVFYAVYLSIATALWFCMVSFIFSKEAVRTKFVQLGQYFNRTMGTVLVLLGIKVAIAEL; from the coding sequence ATGTTGGACTCACTTTATCTTAATCAATTTTTATTGTTAGCAGGGGCGCATTTATTAGCTGTTATCAGCCCAGGGCCCGATTTTGCGGTGGTAATTAAGCAAAGTATCAGTAGCGGTAAGCGCCATGCCATATACACCAGTTTGGGTATTGGCAGCGCTATCCTTATTCACGTGCTCTATAGTGCCCTGGGTATCGGCTTAATCATTTCGCAATCGGTTGCTTTATTTAGTGCATTAAAGTACCTATGTGCTGGTTATTTAATTTATTTGGGTATTAGTGCTTTTAGAGCACCACCTCCAGCTAAGTTAGATCTCGCTAGTAGCACTAACAAAACCGCGCAAAGTGTTAATAAGTCATTTATGTTGGGTTTTTTGACTAATGTGCTTAATCCGAAAGCGACCTTGTTTTTCTTATCAATATTTTCGGTAATAGTCGATGCAAATACCCCATTGATATGGTTGGTTTTTTACGCGGTATATTTATCGATAGCAACGGCACTATGGTTTTGCATGGTATCGTTTATTTTTAGTAAAGAAGCAGTGCGGACCAAATTTGTTCAACTAGGTCAATATTTTAACCGTACCATGGGTACCGTATTAGTGCTGTTGGGCATTAAAGTAGCGATTGCCGAACTCTAA
- the nlpI gene encoding lipoprotein NlpI: MFKLELERSLFGAILLLLLAGCQTTNNSRQDPQVDLGRLVIAEPLAVSLQSEIRLARFSELLYHPELTPRQRAQTFFERGVLFDSFGLVNLARIDFNRALRINPKMPDVYNFLGIHLTMAGQFTRAYEAFDATLELAPKHQYVYLNRGIALYYGGLTKLAVEDLVTFHQLDLSDPYRVIWRYIAEQRLDKTMALKNLKRHQKQIDNESWAKQIGELFLMNLSQAQFVAGLTKNIETPKQLAERLCEAYFYLGVYASIYQQPERAINYFKLSLATNVFEFVEHRYARRELLENRFVIHQQKLQKQALKKSAAKTQ, encoded by the coding sequence ATGTTTAAGCTTGAACTTGAACGCAGTCTGTTTGGCGCGATATTATTATTGCTGTTAGCTGGGTGTCAAACGACGAATAATTCACGGCAAGATCCTCAAGTGGATTTGGGGAGATTAGTTATTGCAGAGCCACTGGCGGTCAGTTTGCAAAGTGAGATCCGGTTAGCTCGGTTCAGTGAACTACTATATCACCCAGAATTAACACCTCGACAGCGTGCTCAGACTTTTTTTGAGCGAGGGGTTTTATTTGACAGTTTTGGCTTGGTTAATTTAGCCCGAATAGATTTTAATCGCGCCTTGCGTATTAATCCAAAAATGCCTGATGTTTATAATTTTTTAGGTATTCATTTAACCATGGCCGGGCAGTTTACTAGAGCGTATGAAGCCTTTGACGCCACGCTTGAATTAGCACCTAAACATCAGTATGTGTATTTAAATCGTGGTATAGCGTTGTATTATGGTGGTTTGACCAAATTGGCGGTTGAAGATCTAGTGACCTTTCATCAACTTGATTTAAGCGATCCGTATCGCGTGATCTGGCGTTATATTGCTGAACAACGGCTTGATAAAACCATGGCACTAAAAAACCTTAAGCGTCACCAAAAACAAATTGACAACGAAAGCTGGGCCAAACAAATTGGTGAACTGTTTTTAATGAATTTGTCACAAGCCCAGTTTGTCGCCGGATTAACCAAAAATATTGAAACACCAAAACAACTTGCAGAGCGGTTATGTGAAGCGTATTTTTATCTCGGAGTATACGCCAGCATTTATCAGCAGCCTGAGCGCGCGATTAACTATTTCAAATTATCATTGGCAACCAATGTTTTTGAATTTGTTGAGCACAGATACGCACGGCGAGAGCTATTGGAAAATCGCTTTGTGATCCATCAACAAAAATTACAAAAACAAGCACTTAAAAAATCAGCAGCCAAAACACAATAA
- the pnp gene encoding polyribonucleotide nucleotidyltransferase — protein MNPTIKTFKYGQHNVTIETGAIARQADGAVLVNMDDTVVMVTCVAKKKAIPGRDFFPLTVNYQERTYAAGKIPGGFFKREGRPSENETLICRLIDRPIRPLFPAGFLNEVQIIATVVSVNPEVNPDVVAMIGTSAAISLAGVPFNGPIGCARVGYIDGQYVLNPTKTELATSKLDLVVAGTENAVLMVESEADILSEDVMLGAVTFGHEQQQVVIQAIKELKAEAGKPAWNWSPAEVDATLVAKITELSEARFVEAYQITDKMARKDAIDVITSDVTAALVADDADVNTKLVSEIAHDVEKEVVRSRILAGQPRIDGRDPEMIRALDVMTGVLPRTHGSAVFTRGETQALVTATLGTERDAQRIDSIMGEISDTFMMHYNFPPSCVGETGMVGSPKRREIGHGRLAKRGVLAIMPTIEEFPYSIRVVSEITESNGSSSMASVCGTSLALMDAGVPIKASVAGIAMGLVKKGEEFVVLSDILGDEDHLGDMDFKVAGSTNGITALQMDIKIEGITRNIMEIALNQAKAARIHILSVMDEAISVARDDVSEFAPRITTIKVAQDKIRDIIGKGGATIRALTEETGCVIEIADDGTVKIASTDNDKAQHAVERILAITAEVEVGKIYHGAVKRIVDFGAFVEVLPGKDGLVHISQIAEERVEKVTDYLKEGQMVDIKVLEIDRQGRVRLSIKDAKPAAEAPKSED, from the coding sequence GTGAATCCTACAATTAAAACATTTAAGTATGGTCAACATAATGTGACCATTGAAACTGGCGCAATTGCCCGTCAAGCTGACGGCGCAGTACTTGTAAACATGGACGACACAGTAGTAATGGTTACTTGTGTAGCGAAAAAGAAAGCGATCCCTGGTCGTGATTTTTTCCCGCTAACAGTTAACTATCAAGAGCGTACTTACGCTGCTGGTAAAATCCCTGGTGGTTTCTTCAAGCGTGAAGGGCGTCCTAGTGAAAATGAGACCCTGATTTGTCGTCTTATTGACCGTCCAATTCGTCCTCTATTCCCAGCTGGTTTCTTAAACGAAGTGCAAATTATTGCCACTGTTGTTTCAGTAAACCCTGAAGTAAACCCTGATGTTGTAGCTATGATCGGTACTTCTGCGGCTATCTCACTTGCTGGTGTACCATTTAATGGTCCTATCGGTTGTGCTCGTGTTGGTTACATCGATGGTCAATACGTACTTAACCCAACTAAAACAGAACTAGCAACAAGCAAGCTAGATCTTGTGGTTGCTGGTACTGAAAATGCAGTATTAATGGTTGAGTCAGAAGCTGACATTCTTAGCGAAGACGTAATGCTAGGCGCGGTTACTTTTGGTCACGAACAACAGCAAGTTGTTATCCAAGCTATCAAAGAACTTAAAGCCGAAGCGGGCAAGCCAGCTTGGAATTGGTCACCGGCAGAAGTTGACGCTACATTAGTGGCTAAAATCACTGAGCTAAGTGAAGCGCGTTTCGTTGAAGCTTATCAAATCACCGATAAGATGGCACGTAAAGACGCAATCGACGTAATCACTAGCGATGTTACTGCTGCACTAGTAGCAGACGATGCTGATGTGAATACTAAGCTTGTTTCTGAAATTGCTCACGATGTTGAAAAAGAAGTGGTACGTTCACGTATCCTTGCAGGTCAGCCACGTATCGATGGCCGTGATCCTGAAATGATCCGTGCTCTTGACGTAATGACAGGCGTATTACCACGTACTCACGGTTCTGCTGTGTTTACTCGTGGTGAAACTCAAGCATTAGTGACTGCAACTCTTGGTACTGAACGTGACGCACAGCGCATTGATTCAATCATGGGCGAAATCTCTGATACTTTCATGATGCACTATAACTTCCCACCTTCATGTGTTGGTGAGACTGGTATGGTTGGCTCACCTAAGCGTCGTGAAATTGGTCACGGTCGTCTTGCTAAGCGTGGCGTATTGGCTATTATGCCAACGATTGAAGAATTCCCGTATTCAATCCGTGTTGTATCTGAAATTACAGAATCTAACGGTTCAAGCTCAATGGCTTCTGTGTGTGGTACTTCACTAGCGCTTATGGATGCTGGTGTTCCAATCAAAGCATCTGTTGCTGGTATCGCGATGGGTCTAGTTAAGAAAGGCGAAGAGTTCGTTGTTCTTTCTGACATCTTAGGCGATGAAGATCACCTAGGTGACATGGACTTTAAAGTTGCTGGTTCAACTAATGGTATTACTGCATTGCAGATGGATATCAAAATTGAAGGCATCACACGCAACATCATGGAAATTGCACTGAATCAAGCAAAAGCTGCTCGTATTCATATCTTAAGTGTAATGGACGAAGCAATCTCTGTTGCTCGTGATGACGTTTCTGAGTTCGCTCCTCGTATCACTACGATCAAAGTTGCTCAAGACAAAATTCGCGACATCATCGGTAAAGGCGGCGCTACAATTCGTGCCCTTACTGAAGAGACTGGTTGTGTAATCGAAATCGCAGACGATGGTACGGTTAAAATCGCTTCTACTGATAACGATAAAGCACAACATGCCGTTGAGCGTATTCTAGCGATTACTGCTGAAGTTGAAGTGGGTAAAATCTACCACGGTGCGGTTAAGCGTATCGTTGACTTTGGTGCATTCGTTGAAGTGCTACCTGGTAAAGATGGTCTAGTTCATATCTCTCAAATCGCTGAAGAGCGTGTTGAGAAAGTTACCGACTACCTTAAAGAAGGTCAGATGGTTGACATTAAAGTACTAGAAATTGACCGTCAAGGCCGTGTTCGTTTAAGCATTAAAGATGCTAAGCCAGCCGCTGAAGCGCCAAAATCTGAAGATTAA
- a CDS encoding nitrous oxide reductase accessory protein NosL encodes MFCRHKLLSTVLFAAIIGLSACSQETEQQRMLHQAVAIETSDECHLCGMLISNFAGPKGELFRKGITQADGNVVKKFCSTRDLLSYYLDPENKRNVTSILVHDMSKMPWGSLNDQHFIDARTAWFVINSSKKGAMGKTLASFSRKQDAQAFAVEFGGETLDFNAINLQSL; translated from the coding sequence ATGTTCTGTCGTCATAAATTGTTATCCACGGTCTTATTTGCCGCGATTATTGGCCTAAGTGCTTGCTCGCAAGAAACAGAACAGCAACGGATGTTGCATCAGGCCGTTGCTATCGAAACGTCTGATGAATGTCATCTGTGTGGTATGCTTATCAGCAACTTTGCCGGCCCCAAAGGTGAATTGTTTCGCAAAGGCATTACCCAAGCCGATGGCAATGTGGTGAAAAAGTTCTGCTCGACCCGTGACCTGCTTAGTTATTATCTTGACCCTGAAAATAAACGCAATGTCACCTCAATTTTAGTGCACGACATGAGCAAGATGCCGTGGGGCAGCTTAAACGATCAGCACTTTATTGATGCACGCACGGCTTGGTTTGTGATTAATTCATCGAAAAAAGGCGCGATGGGCAAAACTCTGGCCAGCTTCTCGCGCAAACAAGATGCACAGGCGTTCGCGGTAGAGTTTGGTGGCGAAACGTTAGATTTTAACGCCATTAATTTACAGTCGCTTTAA
- a CDS encoding ABC transporter permease subunit, translated as MRQIMTVASKEFHDGLRNRWLVSITLIFSVLSVGLTYFGAAASGSVGMTSLSTTVASLASLAVFLIPLIALLLSYDSFVGEQEGGTLLLLLTYPLSKNQLLLGKFVGQGGIIALATTLGFGSSALLLYVKHADLAILQTFGSFIVSATLLGLSFTAIAYLISLSSNEKSKAAGLALITWFFFALVFDLGLLALLVGTEASLSQTMLTQLMMLNPADIFRLVNLAGLDPSDVNGALAIAIKAHMSQGQLFALLISWIVIPLMITSFVFKYKKI; from the coding sequence ATGAGACAAATAATGACGGTGGCCAGCAAAGAATTTCATGATGGCCTGCGTAACCGATGGTTAGTGTCGATCACTCTGATTTTTTCCGTATTGTCGGTCGGGCTTACTTATTTTGGCGCGGCGGCGTCGGGCTCGGTTGGCATGACATCGCTGTCAACCACAGTCGCGAGCTTAGCCAGTTTGGCGGTGTTCTTAATTCCGCTGATTGCCTTGTTATTAAGCTACGACAGTTTTGTCGGCGAGCAAGAGGGCGGCACCTTGTTATTGCTGCTGACTTATCCGCTCAGTAAAAATCAATTACTGCTTGGCAAGTTTGTCGGTCAAGGCGGCATTATAGCGCTAGCGACTACTCTGGGCTTTGGCTCATCGGCGTTGCTGCTTTATGTCAAACATGCCGATTTAGCCATTTTGCAGACCTTTGGCAGTTTTATTGTTAGCGCGACGTTGCTCGGTTTAAGTTTTACTGCCATTGCTTATCTCATTAGCTTGTCGTCGAATGAAAAATCAAAAGCGGCCGGTTTGGCCTTAATCACGTGGTTCTTCTTCGCGTTGGTTTTTGACCTTGGTTTATTGGCACTATTAGTGGGTACCGAGGCAAGTTTAAGTCAAACCATGCTGACCCAATTAATGATGCTTAATCCGGCCGATATCTTTCGCTTGGTTAACCTTGCCGGCTTAGACCCCAGTGATGTTAACGGCGCGCTGGCTATTGCGATTAAGGCTCATATGAGCCAAGGCCAACTCTTTGCGTTATTAATCAGCTGGATTGTTATTCCGCTGATGATTACTTCATTTGTATTCAAATATAAAAAAATATAA
- a CDS encoding ABC transporter ATP-binding protein → MNTPLVSLANVDKHYDEVNALSGINLNLAQGEVLGLFGHNGAGKTTMMKLILGIISPTAGQVSVMGMAPDSKSAWHMRAKMGYLPENVMFYEQLTGLEVLTYFARLKGQNKKHAKALLEQVGIAHAMHRAVKTYSKGMRQRLGLAQAFIGEPKLLLLDEPTVGLDPNATSDFYRSVDQLKAQGTSVILCSHVLPGVEQHIDRAMIISGGNTLALGTISQLRAKANLPIKITPKGLVAEQSQQWQQYSDALGHLTVPEQHKLSVLRQLLAEPSLVDVAVEPANLEQIYQFYLAKKPANQPDQSKEVA, encoded by the coding sequence ATGAACACACCATTAGTTTCTTTAGCGAATGTCGATAAACATTATGACGAGGTTAACGCGTTGTCCGGCATCAATCTAAACTTGGCGCAAGGCGAAGTGCTTGGGTTGTTTGGTCATAATGGCGCAGGAAAAACCACGATGATGAAACTTATCTTAGGCATCATTTCACCAACCGCCGGCCAAGTCTCGGTGATGGGCATGGCGCCAGACAGTAAGTCAGCGTGGCACATGCGAGCCAAGATGGGTTATTTACCAGAAAACGTGATGTTTTATGAACAGTTAACTGGCCTTGAAGTATTAACGTATTTTGCGCGCCTTAAAGGACAAAATAAAAAGCACGCCAAAGCATTGCTTGAACAAGTCGGCATAGCGCATGCCATGCACCGCGCGGTAAAAACCTATTCTAAAGGCATGCGTCAACGGTTGGGTCTGGCACAAGCCTTTATTGGCGAACCTAAATTATTGCTGCTCGATGAACCAACAGTAGGGCTTGACCCTAATGCTACGAGCGATTTTTATCGCAGCGTTGACCAGTTAAAGGCCCAAGGTACCAGTGTTATCTTGTGTTCTCATGTTTTGCCCGGTGTTGAGCAGCATATTGATCGCGCGATGATTATTTCTGGCGGCAATACCCTAGCACTTGGCACGATATCGCAGTTGCGCGCCAAGGCTAATTTACCGATTAAAATTACGCCTAAAGGCTTGGTTGCAGAGCAAAGCCAGCAATGGCAACAGTATAGCGATGCCCTTGGACATTTAACGGTGCCAGAGCAGCATAAGTTGTCGGTATTACGTCAGCTATTAGCCGAGCCATCGCTGGTGGACGTGGCGGTAGAACCGGCGAACTTAGAACAGATTTATCAGTTTTATTTAGCGAAAAAGCCAGCAAATCAGCCTGATCAATCGAAGGAAGTAGCGTAA
- a CDS encoding nitrous oxide reductase family maturation protein NosD, which produces MLKFVIAVFVLIGGLSAAIAQTIVVSPSDNLQQQLDSSRDGDVVILKAGTYLGNFVLNHQITLISEDSSNRAIIDANGQHHAITLTQSDITIKNLNIINWGDDLTAQDSGIYAVKNANNLLISGNHLRGDGFGIWLQKGQHIQVLDNVVQGNPSLRSSDRGNGIQLSIVKHVEVKNNRIFNTRDGLYIISSEHNVIDGNIIHDLRYGVHYMYSHNNKVINNIAYKTRAGYALMSSRNLIVDGNSTDGSEDYGFLMNFITSSVISNNQIKNVWTKPENKVLGRDGKGLFVYNSAYNTIKGNRIDTTEIGIHLTAGSEQTKVYGNSFINNPVQVKYVSNKKQEWSFEGKGNYWSNYLGWDINGDDIGDVAFEPNDGIDKLTWQYPEMKMIMDSPVVIILRWVQKEFPVLKPPGVKDSHPLMRAPTPAISTVQHASSQASPSSQPLLKNSNEPHLVAQTNKDSQHP; this is translated from the coding sequence ATATTAAAATTTGTTATTGCTGTTTTTGTGCTAATTGGCGGGCTAAGCGCTGCCATCGCTCAAACAATTGTCGTATCGCCCAGTGATAACTTACAACAACAATTAGATAGCAGCCGTGACGGCGATGTCGTCATACTCAAGGCTGGCACCTATCTCGGTAACTTTGTTCTCAACCATCAAATCACCCTAATCAGCGAAGATAGTAGTAATCGAGCGATTATCGACGCCAATGGCCAGCATCATGCTATTACCCTCACGCAAAGTGATATCACGATAAAAAATCTTAATATCATTAATTGGGGCGATGATTTAACCGCGCAAGACTCAGGCATTTATGCCGTTAAAAACGCCAATAACCTGCTTATTAGCGGTAACCATTTACGCGGTGATGGCTTTGGTATTTGGCTGCAAAAAGGCCAGCATATTCAAGTGCTCGACAATGTGGTGCAGGGTAACCCAAGCTTGCGATCATCGGATCGCGGCAATGGTATTCAACTGTCGATAGTTAAGCATGTTGAGGTCAAAAATAACCGCATATTTAATACCCGCGATGGCCTGTACATTATTTCAAGTGAGCACAATGTCATCGACGGTAATATAATCCACGACCTGCGTTATGGCGTGCATTATATGTATTCTCACAACAACAAAGTGATTAACAATATCGCCTACAAGACTCGCGCTGGTTACGCGTTAATGAGCTCTCGCAACCTCATTGTCGATGGTAATTCGACTGACGGCAGTGAAGATTATGGCTTTTTAATGAATTTTATTACCTCGTCTGTTATTAGTAATAATCAGATTAAAAATGTCTGGACCAAGCCTGAAAACAAAGTGTTAGGGCGTGATGGCAAGGGGTTGTTCGTTTATAACTCAGCGTATAACACCATTAAAGGTAACCGTATCGATACCACCGAAATTGGTATTCATTTAACGGCAGGTTCTGAACAAACCAAGGTCTATGGTAATAGTTTTATCAATAATCCGGTGCAGGTCAAATATGTGTCGAACAAAAAGCAAGAATGGAGCTTTGAAGGAAAGGGCAATTACTGGAGCAATTATTTGGGTTGGGATATCAATGGCGATGACATCGGCGATGTCGCGTTTGAGCCCAACGACGGCATTGACAAACTGACGTGGCAATATCCAGAAATGAAAATGATTATGGACAGCCCTGTGGTGATCATTTTACGCTGGGTGCAAAAGGAGTTTCCGGTGTTAAAACCCCCTGGTGTTAAAGACAGCCATCCATTGATGCGCGCCCCCACACCAGCCATTAGCACGGTTCAACACGCATCATCGCAAGCATCACCCTCATCGCAGCCATTATTGAAAAATAGTAACGAGCCCCATTTAGTCGCACAGACGAACAAGGATAGCCAACACCCATGA